The stretch of DNA ACCCCTTGATGGGCTGAGTAAGTGTCGTGACAGACACCCGCGCGCACGCCGGGAACTTTATTGGCAGCGACGCTTATGCCAATTCCTGAGCCGCAGAGCAGAATCGCGCGATCCGCCTCCCGGCGGGCAATGGCCAGCCCCCCTGTGAGCCCATAATCCGGATAGTCGACGGAACAGCTCGAATCTGTCCCCAGATCAACAATTTCGTGACCGCACGACTTCACCACTTCGGCGACTTTAGCCTTGAGTGGAAATCCGCCGTGATCACATCCAAGGGCAATTCGCATAGAAAACTCGGTACGCATTCAGGGAGATTTGGAGGATTCGTAAGCCTACGAGAACTGTCTTTTGCCTGCAAATCGTCTCACGACAATTCGTTCCTGGAGGGGATGCGGCTACATCATTTCCATAATGAGGTTTTTTGCAAGAAAGCCCCATCGCGACCAGGATGTCACGAGTGGGGCTTTGCAGGGAAATCATCGAATTTCGACGAGCTTACGCCGTCAAATCTGTCTTTCCCATCAAATGCAGATCGACAGCACGGGCCACGCCGCGGCCTTCGTTGATCGCCCAGACCACGAGACTCTGGCCACGTCGGCAGTCACCAGCAGCAAATACGCCAGGAACGTTGGTTGCGAACTTGCCGTGCTCGGCCTTGTAGTTCGAACGCTCATCAAGCGAGACGCCCAACTGCTCCGAGATCGGTGACTCAGGCCCGAGAAAACCCATGGCCAGCAGAACAAGATCGGCGGGAATCTCACGCTCGGTCCCGGCAATCGGCTTAAAGGGAGGAGCCGCTTCAACCTGCGAAATGCGGATCGCTTTCACATGGCCTGCTTCATTCCCCACAAACTCAAGAGCTGTCGTGCTGTAAAGACGAGGATCGTGGCCAAAGACAGCGGCAGCTTCCGCATGACCGTAATCGACCTTGTAGGTCTTGGGCCATTGCGGCCAGGGGTTATTCGCTGCACGTTCTTCAGGCGACTTAGGCACGATTTCCAGATTCGTCAGGCTCTTGCAGCCATGACGGGCCGATGTTCCCAGGCAATCATTACCTGTATCGCCACCACCGATGACAACGACATGCTTATCTTTGGCAGTGATGTACTGTCCATTCGACAGCTCCGAATCAAGCAGACTCTTGGTGTTGGCGTGCAGGAACTCCATCGCAAAATGAATCCCCTTAAGTTGCCGGCCAGCAATCGGAAGATCACGCGGACGTGTGGCACCCATACAGAGAACAATTGCGTCGAACTCTTTCTTGAGTTGATCCGCAGGCAGCTGGCGTCCTACCTCGACACCCGTCTTGAAAACGACGCCTTCTTCTTCGAGCAACTTCACACGCCGCTCGACGACATGCTTTTCGAGCTTCATATTCGGGATGCCGTACATGAGCAGCCCGCCGATTCTGTCGGCTCGCTCAAAGACGGTGACAAGATGACCCGCACTGTTTAGCTGAGCAGCTGCCGATAAACCGGCAGGCCCTGAGCCAATCACCGCGACCTTCTTGCCCGTTCGATGAAGCGGTTTCCGGGGAACAACCCAGCCCTCTTCAAAGCCTTTATCGATAATCGAACATTCAATGTTCTTGATGGTGACCGGAGGATTGGTAATCCCCAGCACACAAGAGCCCTCACATGGAGCAGGACACACACGACCTGTGAATTCTGGAAAGTTATTGGTTTTATGAAGGCGATCCAGGGCTTCGTGCCAGTGGCCACGATAAACCAGATCGTTCCATTCAGGAATGAGGTTGTTAATCGGACAACCAGCCGCCATGCCGGCCATCAATTGACCCGTATGACAGAACGGGACGCCACAATCCATGCAGCGGGCACCCTGCTTACGCAGATCGTCCTCAGCCATGTGATCATGGAATTCATTCCAGTCGAGAATCCGCAGCTTGGGTGAACGATCTTCCGGAACCTGACGGGTGAACTCTTTGAAACCTGTGGGCTTTCCCATAATGCATTTTTCCCGAGAAATAGGGCCAGACGTGATCGCCAGGCCATGCAAAGTGAATCGAGTGATATCGAGATGAATCTGCTGGTCTGGGAGATAGTGGAGTCTTTGCCAAACCAAATGGTCAAAAATTGAAGCGAAGGAGAAGACCACCCCGCTGCCAGCGAGCGCTAAACAGCGGGGCAGATCA from Planctopirus ephydatiae encodes:
- the rpiB gene encoding ribose 5-phosphate isomerase B is translated as MRIALGCDHGGFPLKAKVAEVVKSCGHEIVDLGTDSSCSVDYPDYGLTGGLAIARREADRAILLCGSGIGISVAANKVPGVRAGVCHDTYSAHQGVEHDDMNVLCLGARIVGEALALEIVQSFLNARYTNEERHARRLAKLLEIERRANSGEWTQAS
- a CDS encoding glutamate synthase subunit beta, yielding MGKPTGFKEFTRQVPEDRSPKLRILDWNEFHDHMAEDDLRKQGARCMDCGVPFCHTGQLMAGMAAGCPINNLIPEWNDLVYRGHWHEALDRLHKTNNFPEFTGRVCPAPCEGSCVLGITNPPVTIKNIECSIIDKGFEEGWVVPRKPLHRTGKKVAVIGSGPAGLSAAAQLNSAGHLVTVFERADRIGGLLMYGIPNMKLEKHVVERRVKLLEEEGVVFKTGVEVGRQLPADQLKKEFDAIVLCMGATRPRDLPIAGRQLKGIHFAMEFLHANTKSLLDSELSNGQYITAKDKHVVVIGGGDTGNDCLGTSARHGCKSLTNLEIVPKSPEERAANNPWPQWPKTYKVDYGHAEAAAVFGHDPRLYSTTALEFVGNEAGHVKAIRISQVEAAPPFKPIAGTEREIPADLVLLAMGFLGPESPISEQLGVSLDERSNYKAEHGKFATNVPGVFAAGDCRRGQSLVVWAINEGRGVARAVDLHLMGKTDLTA